The sequence AAACAGTATGAACAGCGGCAGCGCGACCATGAACTGGCGCTGCGCGACCTTCACGCCCAACTGGCCGCCGGCCAGGAGAAGTTGCAGCAACTGGCGCAACTGCGTGAGGAGTGCGTTCAACTGAATCAGGAACTGCGCGCCCTGCGCGAGGTTAACAGCGCTCAGGAGGCGGAACTGCGCGAGGTGACCATCCGGCTGGAAGAGACGCGCATGGCGGCCGAAGAGAAGCAGCGCCTGCTGATGAACAGCGAGCAGCGGCTGACCACCCAGTTTGAAAATCTGGCCAACCGTATTTTTGAACACAGCGGGCGCAAGGTGGATGAGCAGAATAAACAGAGTCTGGATCGCCTGCTGATGCCGCTGCGCGAACAGCTTGATGGGTTCCGGCGTCAGGTGCAGGATAGCTTCGGCGCGGAAGCCCGTGAGCGCCACACCCTGACCCATGAAATCCGTAGTCTGCAACAGCTCAACGCCCAGATGGCCCGGGAAGCGATTAATCTCACCAAAGCGCTGAAAGGGGACAACAAGACGCAGGGTAACTGGGGCGAGGTGGTTCTCAGCCGGGTGCTGGAAGCCTCCGGGCTGCGCGAAGGGTATGAATACCAGACGCAGGTCAGCGTCCAGACCGGCGCCAACAACCGTCTGCAGCCCGACGTGATCGTCCGTCTGCCGCAGGGAAAGGACGTGGTTATCGACGCCAAAATGTCGCTGGTCGCCTATGAGCGCTATTTCAATAGCGAAGACGAAGCGGAGCGGTTAGCCGCCCTGAATGAACACCTGCTTTCCGTCCGCGGTCATATTCGTCAGTTGGGCGGCAAAGACTACCAGCAGCTGCCGGGGCTGCGCTCGCTGGATTACGTGCTGATGTTTATTCCCGTCGAACCGGCGTTTCTGGTGGCGATCGATCGCCAGCCGGAGTTGATCGGCGAAGCGCTGAAGCACAATATTATGCTGGTCAGCCCCACCACCTTGCTGGTGGCGCTGCGCACCATCAACAATCTGTGGCGCTATGAGCAACAGAGCCGCAACGCGCAGCAGATCGCCGAGCGGGCGGCGCGGTTGTACGATAAACTGCGGCTGTTCGTCGATGATATGGAAGCGCTGGGCCAGGGGCTGGATAAAGCCCACGGCAGCTACCGGCAGGCGATGAACAAACTCGTTTCCGGGCGGGGGAACCTTATCGGTCAGGCGGAGGGGTTCCGCGCGTTGGGCGTGGAGGTAAAGCGCCCGATCAGTCCAGCGCTGGCGGAGCAGGCCACCCGGCATGAAAGCGCCGCTCAGGATGCGCTGACCGAGACGCCCGCGGCGGCGGAACCCGGGAGCGACCCGGAAAAATCAGCG comes from Brenneria nigrifluens DSM 30175 = ATCC 13028 and encodes:
- the rmuC gene encoding DNA recombination protein RmuC produces the protein MDISIFYGLGGGVVGLLVGWLVSSVAHQRRQARHETELRLLEQTAQQTRQLLSESQQSNKQYEQRQRDHELALRDLHAQLAAGQEKLQQLAQLREECVQLNQELRALREVNSAQEAELREVTIRLEETRMAAEEKQRLLMNSEQRLTTQFENLANRIFEHSGRKVDEQNKQSLDRLLMPLREQLDGFRRQVQDSFGAEARERHTLTHEIRSLQQLNAQMAREAINLTKALKGDNKTQGNWGEVVLSRVLEASGLREGYEYQTQVSVQTGANNRLQPDVIVRLPQGKDVVIDAKMSLVAYERYFNSEDEAERLAALNEHLLSVRGHIRQLGGKDYQQLPGLRSLDYVLMFIPVEPAFLVAIDRQPELIGEALKHNIMLVSPTTLLVALRTINNLWRYEQQSRNAQQIAERAARLYDKLRLFVDDMEALGQGLDKAHGSYRQAMNKLVSGRGNLIGQAEGFRALGVEVKRPISPALAEQATRHESAAQDALTETPAAAEPGSDPEKSAAEKG